One genomic region from Desulforegulaceae bacterium encodes:
- the priA gene encoding primosomal protein N': MNLYIEVYLCLPVNDFFIYGVPKYLEKEVEPGKRVIAPVGNRKITGYIKKVLNKKPETDFQIKEIIEVPDKNSFFSEKLLSLFEWISNYYIYPPGLVIKSALPSGINPDISKIFKTTPKGLELLNDPKNYTTFKVLNLLRDGEKTEKELLGSGVKKNELNSLRNKDLIEFEFFIPKPKTKEKLENFLKRQKSESITKLTDKQIRVLERIPFDKEVLKKEISAKEKGSSQVINALIKKGLVKESEKRVLRDPLGEAVEKDIPPVLNEEQLQAFEKIKPFVGKKFKRYLLYGITGSGKTEVYLNLVKQALELKKTALVLVPEISLISQTERRFKARFGDQTAVIHSNLSPGEKLDQWTLIAEKKKTVVIGARSAIFAPLENIGVIVVDEEHDQSYKQDSAPNYNARDMAIVRAKTENCPVVLGSATPSIETYTNTQTNKFEILYLKKRVNKSCLPEVSVYDLKKSAKDKGAYRFISYYLAMEINKRLKQKEQVLLFLNKRGYSSFLLCNLCSEALKCRFCSVTMTYHKSNESLVCHLCGYRQKIPKECPNCANPELVHLGTGTEKIEKACEFLFRDSTIIRLDQDTTRKKGELVKKLKAIRQKKADIIIGTQMIAKGHDFPNITLVGIINADHGFNFPDFRAAEKTFQVLSQVAGRTGRGEKKGKVIMQTYNPDHFSIQTAKTQNFINFYKEEINFRKSLFYPPFAKIALVKISGTKEELADQFSKKCRNCLENLKSELKSEIIIMGPAKSPVYIAATRFRFQILLKSKTAGELNLILKQFKSTFSSLPSDLRVTFDIDPYSMM, encoded by the coding sequence ATGAATTTATACATTGAAGTTTATCTTTGCCTTCCTGTGAATGATTTCTTTATTTATGGAGTGCCAAAATACCTTGAAAAAGAAGTTGAACCAGGAAAAAGAGTGATAGCTCCTGTTGGAAACAGAAAAATAACAGGATATATAAAAAAAGTATTAAATAAAAAACCTGAAACAGACTTCCAAATTAAAGAGATTATAGAAGTTCCTGATAAAAATTCGTTTTTTTCAGAAAAACTCTTAAGTCTTTTTGAATGGATTTCAAATTATTATATTTACCCTCCAGGCCTTGTAATTAAATCAGCCCTTCCTTCTGGAATTAACCCTGATATTTCAAAAATATTTAAAACAACTCCCAAGGGACTGGAATTATTAAATGACCCAAAAAATTACACAACTTTTAAAGTCTTAAACCTTTTAAGAGACGGGGAAAAAACAGAAAAAGAACTTCTTGGCTCAGGTGTTAAAAAAAACGAACTGAACAGCCTTAGAAATAAAGATTTAATTGAGTTTGAATTTTTTATCCCAAAACCTAAAACCAAAGAAAAACTTGAAAACTTTCTTAAAAGACAAAAATCTGAATCAATAACCAAACTTACTGATAAACAAATAAGAGTTCTAGAAAGAATTCCCTTTGATAAAGAAGTTTTAAAAAAAGAAATAAGTGCAAAAGAAAAAGGCTCATCACAAGTAATTAATGCTTTGATTAAAAAAGGGCTTGTAAAAGAAAGTGAAAAAAGAGTTTTAAGAGATCCCCTTGGCGAGGCTGTGGAAAAAGACATTCCTCCTGTTTTAAATGAGGAACAGCTTCAGGCCTTTGAAAAGATAAAACCTTTTGTTGGAAAAAAATTTAAAAGGTATCTTCTTTACGGAATTACAGGAAGCGGAAAAACCGAAGTTTATTTAAATCTTGTAAAACAAGCCCTGGAATTAAAAAAAACTGCCCTTGTGCTTGTCCCTGAAATTTCTCTTATTTCCCAAACAGAAAGAAGATTTAAGGCAAGGTTTGGAGACCAGACAGCTGTAATTCATTCCAATCTATCTCCAGGAGAAAAGCTTGATCAATGGACTTTGATTGCTGAAAAGAAAAAAACAGTTGTAATAGGAGCAAGATCTGCAATTTTTGCCCCCCTTGAAAACATAGGAGTTATAGTTGTTGATGAAGAGCATGACCAATCATACAAACAAGATTCAGCTCCCAACTACAATGCAAGAGATATGGCAATTGTAAGGGCAAAAACCGAAAATTGCCCTGTGGTGCTTGGTTCTGCCACTCCTTCTATTGAAACCTATACAAATACCCAAACCAATAAGTTTGAAATCCTTTATTTAAAAAAAAGAGTAAATAAATCCTGTCTTCCTGAAGTTTCTGTTTATGATTTAAAAAAATCAGCCAAAGACAAAGGAGCTTACAGGTTTATTTCATATTATCTTGCAATGGAAATAAATAAAAGACTTAAGCAAAAGGAACAGGTTCTTCTTTTTTTAAACAAAAGAGGCTATTCAAGCTTTCTTTTGTGCAACCTTTGCTCTGAAGCTTTGAAATGCAGATTTTGCTCAGTTACAATGACATATCATAAATCAAACGAAAGTCTTGTTTGCCATCTTTGCGGATATAGACAAAAAATTCCAAAAGAATGTCCAAACTGTGCAAACCCAGAACTTGTTCACCTTGGGACAGGAACTGAAAAAATAGAAAAAGCTTGCGAATTTTTATTCAGGGATTCAACAATAATAAGGCTGGATCAGGACACAACAAGAAAAAAAGGAGAACTTGTAAAAAAACTCAAGGCAATCAGACAAAAAAAAGCAGATATTATTATTGGAACCCAGATGATTGCCAAAGGCCATGACTTTCCAAACATCACCCTTGTTGGAATAATAAATGCCGACCATGGATTTAATTTCCCAGATTTCAGAGCAGCCGAAAAAACATTCCAGGTTTTGTCTCAGGTTGCAGGAAGAACTGGAAGGGGTGAAAAAAAAGGTAAAGTCATTATGCAGACCTATAATCCCGACCATTTTTCCATTCAAACCGCAAAAACCCAGAATTTTATAAATTTTTACAAAGAAGAGATAAATTTTAGAAAGTCGCTTTTTTATCCTCCTTTTGCAAAAATAGCCCTTGTTAAAATTTCCGGTACCAAAGAAGAGCTTGCGGATCAATTTTCAAAAAAATGCAGAAATTGTCTTGAGAATTTAAAGTCTGAATTAAAATCGGAAATAATTATAATGGGACCAGCAAAATCTCCAGTTTATATTGCTGCGACAAGGTTTCGTTTTCAAATTCTTTTAAAATCAAAAACCGCAGGAGAATTAAATCTTATTTTAAAACAATTTAAATCAACTTTTTCATCCCTGCCTTCTGATTTAAGAGTTACTTTTGATATCGACCCATACTCAATGATGTAA
- a CDS encoding SDR family oxidoreductase, translating into MKILVTGAAGYVGRRLVYRLLKETSHKLNLFVMNKNEVQFSESSRIKVFEGSTFDEKSLDSAMESVDCAYYLIHSMGVKGDFEELDKISAKNFRESCIKNNVKKVIYLGGLGLSSNSSPHLKSRIETGEILSDNSKKYLTIWFRAGIIIGSGSASFEILKNLSQKLPVLITPKWVETKTEPIFINDVVSYLIKAVDLDSYDNCIVDIGSEIMSFREMIEKASQIMGLKRIIVPVPFFTPKLSSYWLVFITPVPLRIAAPLVEGLKHETIKQNSNAISYFPDISPVKFDDAIKKAIHEAEINQVISRWSDGSCTPGVFCEPSSFAGASVFKIREKADFKNISPEKIFKSMKKAGGKRGWYRYHFLWSVRGAIDKISGGYGLGRGRRDSKNLRIGDSIDFWKVVDLVENKRILLFAEMKLPGKGWLEFLIDGNHAVVTAYFIPDGLFGRLYWVSMSFFHKLIFKDMVRSIVKHS; encoded by the coding sequence ATGAAAATTCTTGTTACAGGTGCAGCCGGATATGTGGGGCGCAGGCTTGTTTACAGACTTTTAAAAGAAACTTCCCACAAGCTTAATCTCTTTGTTATGAATAAAAATGAAGTTCAGTTTTCAGAGTCTTCAAGAATTAAAGTTTTTGAAGGTTCAACTTTTGATGAAAAATCCCTTGATTCAGCAATGGAAAGTGTAGACTGTGCATATTATCTTATACATTCAATGGGAGTAAAAGGAGATTTTGAAGAACTTGACAAAATCAGTGCTAAAAATTTCAGGGAAAGCTGTATAAAAAATAATGTCAAAAAAGTTATTTATCTTGGAGGCCTTGGTCTTAGTTCAAACTCAAGTCCTCATTTAAAAAGCAGAATAGAAACCGGAGAAATTTTATCGGATAATAGTAAAAAATACCTTACAATTTGGTTTAGAGCCGGAATTATAATAGGATCAGGATCTGCAAGCTTTGAAATACTTAAAAATCTTTCGCAAAAACTTCCGGTTCTTATAACTCCGAAATGGGTTGAAACAAAAACAGAACCGATTTTTATAAATGATGTTGTTTCATATCTTATAAAAGCAGTTGATCTTGATTCTTATGATAATTGTATTGTGGATATAGGCTCTGAAATTATGAGTTTTAGGGAAATGATTGAAAAAGCTTCGCAAATAATGGGGCTTAAAAGAATAATTGTTCCTGTTCCTTTTTTTACTCCAAAACTTTCTTCTTACTGGCTGGTTTTTATTACTCCTGTGCCCTTAAGAATTGCAGCTCCCCTTGTGGAAGGACTTAAGCATGAAACAATCAAACAGAATTCAAATGCTATAAGCTATTTCCCTGATATTTCCCCTGTAAAATTTGATGATGCAATAAAAAAAGCCATTCATGAAGCTGAAATTAATCAGGTTATAAGCAGATGGTCCGATGGAAGCTGTACCCCCGGAGTTTTTTGTGAGCCTTCCTCTTTTGCAGGAGCATCTGTATTTAAAATAAGGGAAAAAGCTGATTTTAAAAACATTTCTCCTGAAAAAATATTTAAATCAATGAAGAAGGCCGGTGGGAAAAGGGGATGGTATAGATATCATTTTTTATGGTCTGTAAGAGGTGCCATAGACAAAATTTCAGGAGGATACGGTCTTGGCAGGGGAAGAAGAGATAGTAAAAATTTAAGGATAGGTGATTCCATAGATTTTTGGAAAGTTGTAGATCTTGTTGAAAATAAAAGGATTTTGCTTTTTGCTGAAATGAAGCTTCCAGGTAAAGGCTGGCTTGAATTTTTAATTGATGGAAATCATGCTGTTGTAACAGCATATTTTATACCAGACGGCCTTTTTGGCAGGTTGTATTGGGTGTCCATGAGTTTTTTTCATAAGCTTATTTTCAAGGATATGGTCAGGTCAATAGTTAAGCATTCCTGA
- a CDS encoding NAD+ synthase, translating into MKIAAGQINPIIGDFEGNKNKIIEYIKKAKKINCDLIIFPEMSICGYPPKSFLKRNEFLNKCQKAVEEISLFTKDIAIILTYPKISKKGLLNTAAFIKNKKIKSEIYKSELSSWEVYNEKNYFLPFDGKNKLIDFKGKKIKLSFHNNNNESCDFFIDLTPLPFIKNTIDKRFETFKNQALNQNTKIVFVNLAGGADSIVFDGFSSFFNNKGELLNYGKPFEEELLITDFNKSTKKELKLPSKNALILKALETGLKDYFYKSGFKKAVIGSSGGIDSALAAAISARALGSENIHTVFMPSDYTDPENETDTALLAKNFNFKRDVIPIKESFEAFLKMYKGFDKSAHSITEQNIQARIRGTLLMGISNKENALLIDTGNKTEAIVGYCTLYGDSCGAVAPIGDLTKTEVWEISEYINKIEGKEMIPVNIINKAPSAELKPGQKDEDDLPEYKTADKIISAYFDEKKSPEEIIKSGFKKEDLEKILTKFYISEYKRFQLAPVIMISPQVWSLPKNNPLCSFFRG; encoded by the coding sequence ATGAAAATAGCAGCCGGACAAATAAATCCTATTATAGGTGATTTTGAAGGAAACAAAAATAAAATCATTGAATATATAAAAAAAGCCAAAAAAATTAACTGCGACCTTATTATATTTCCTGAAATGAGTATTTGCGGATACCCGCCAAAATCTTTTTTAAAAAGAAATGAGTTTTTAAATAAATGTCAAAAAGCTGTTGAAGAAATAAGTTTGTTTACAAAAGATATTGCAATTATTTTAACCTATCCCAAAATAAGCAAAAAAGGGCTTTTAAATACTGCAGCTTTTATTAAAAACAAAAAAATTAAATCAGAAATTTATAAGTCAGAGCTTTCTTCCTGGGAAGTTTATAATGAAAAAAATTATTTTCTTCCTTTTGACGGCAAAAACAAATTAATTGATTTTAAAGGCAAAAAAATCAAACTCTCTTTTCATAATAATAACAATGAATCCTGTGACTTTTTTATTGATTTAACACCTCTTCCTTTTATAAAAAACACCATTGATAAAAGATTTGAAACCTTTAAAAATCAAGCTTTAAATCAAAACACAAAAATAGTTTTTGTTAATTTAGCAGGAGGAGCTGATTCAATTGTGTTTGATGGTTTTTCCTCATTTTTTAATAACAAAGGCGAACTTTTAAATTATGGAAAACCATTTGAAGAAGAGCTTTTAATTACAGATTTTAACAAAAGTACAAAAAAGGAATTAAAGCTCCCTTCTAAAAATGCACTTATTTTAAAAGCCCTTGAAACAGGACTAAAAGACTATTTTTATAAATCAGGATTTAAAAAGGCTGTAATTGGATCAAGCGGTGGAATAGATTCGGCACTGGCTGCGGCAATTTCAGCCAGAGCCCTTGGAAGTGAAAATATTCATACGGTTTTCATGCCTTCAGATTATACTGATCCTGAAAATGAAACAGACACTGCCCTTCTTGCAAAAAACTTTAATTTTAAAAGAGATGTGATTCCCATTAAAGAAAGTTTTGAAGCATTTCTAAAAATGTATAAAGGATTTGATAAAAGTGCCCACTCAATAACAGAGCAAAATATTCAGGCAAGAATAAGAGGAACTCTTTTAATGGGTATTTCAAACAAAGAAAATGCCCTTTTAATTGATACAGGAAACAAAACAGAAGCAATTGTAGGCTATTGCACCCTTTACGGAGATTCCTGTGGAGCGGTTGCTCCCATTGGAGATCTTACAAAAACAGAAGTCTGGGAGATTTCAGAGTATATTAATAAAATTGAAGGAAAAGAAATGATTCCTGTAAATATAATAAATAAAGCTCCTTCAGCAGAACTTAAACCCGGGCAAAAAGATGAAGACGATCTTCCTGAATATAAAACAGCTGACAAAATAATCTCAGCTTATTTTGATGAAAAAAAATCTCCAGAGGAAATTATAAAATCAGGGTTTAAAAAAGAAGACCTGGAAAAAATTCTAACCAAGTTTTATATAAGCGAATATAAAAGATTTCAGCTTGCTCCGGTTATAATGATAAGCCCACAAGTTTGGTCTCTACCAAAAAACAATCCCTTATGCTCTTTTTTCAGGGGATAA
- a CDS encoding metallophosphoesterase translates to MLIAIMSDSHDHLDMIQKALLICRQKKVEAIIHCGDFIAPFSLKLLASINIPFYGVFGNNDGDKIKMIEYTKTILKNVKLYERFGEINLNFKKIAFTHYFDLAKPLAKSEQYDLVCFGHSHTWYCKKINSTLLLNPGEIMGKEGSPGFALYNTKTSEIIKVKI, encoded by the coding sequence ATGCTTATAGCAATAATGAGTGACAGCCACGACCACCTTGATATGATTCAAAAAGCTCTTTTGATATGCAGGCAAAAAAAAGTTGAAGCAATTATCCATTGCGGAGATTTTATTGCTCCTTTTTCCTTAAAGCTTTTGGCATCAATTAACATACCTTTTTACGGAGTTTTTGGAAACAATGACGGTGACAAAATAAAAATGATTGAGTATACAAAAACAATTCTTAAAAATGTAAAACTCTATGAAAGATTTGGAGAAATAAACTTAAACTTTAAAAAAATAGCATTCACCCATTATTTTGATCTAGCCAAACCCCTTGCAAAATCAGAACAATACGATCTTGTGTGTTTTGGGCATTCCCATACCTGGTATTGCAAAAAAATAAACTCAACACTATTATTGAACCCTGGAGAAATAATGGGAAAAGAAGGAAGCCCGGGATTTGCTCTTTACAACACCAAAACCAGTGAAATAATAAAGGTAAAAATTTAA